A window of Etheostoma spectabile isolate EspeVRDwgs_2016 chromosome 24, UIUC_Espe_1.0, whole genome shotgun sequence genomic DNA:
caagaTAACTGACTGAAAAAAGTAACCTGATCAGACATGAGCCCTTATAATTAGTACCTTGATATTTCCCAATATATCAAAGTATTCTTTCTGGTTCATTTTCCCAATTGGTTCTTTAGTTGTGTATAGGAGTCACATTAAATAATGGCTCTTCATTTCTTCCATATCTGTCTGTGGGCCTAGCGGTCACACTCACGTGTCCTCAGTTCTGTGCAGGGTTTGGCTGCTGATGTGGGCTGCACCATGACACTGGGAGATCCAAAATGACCTGCAGGGGCCAGCATGACGGCTTTAAAAAGGGttaacaagggggggggggggcattttggaGTCGCACTGCACACCATGCTTCAATGGGTGAGTGGGTGGGGGGTTTATTAGTATGAAGTCAGATGCGTAAGGTGCCGTCGTAACCCTAgttgtataaaaaataatattaacacacacacatatatatacacaacatacagtatgtatatatatagtgcaTATGGTATATTCAGGGTCCTTAGGCTCTATGTTTGCCAATCTCCATGTTGCTGCTGCTTGTGTCTGTAAAGTGTCGCATTTAATGACACAAGTGGCAACATGTAGACtctgaaatgtacattttgtcacattttagaaattgcgaacaaacaaaaaaggataaaaaaaaaaaaaaagagcattaaaagtgtgaaaaaagggTCGAAAGTCaaatcatctcagctggacttgtaggcagTTATACCGTTGGGTAGTTTCTAGTTTATAATACAACATCGTATTTTAcaaactgcatgtgttttgtgtgcaaaactaACTAATTTGTGacgtaactagtaactaaagctgtcaaaatgaatgtaGTGGTggcatgagaagaaaaaaaaaagaagactatAATGGAATATACACCTCTGGATTTTTCTGTCTTATGCACTACAGAACTGATGGCTTTGAAAGAATATGGAAACAATTTCTTGACTatatcaatgtcaatatttctGCTATACTGACGAgagcatttgtaaaaaaaaacaaaaaactgtattaTTTGATTCTGCTTTCTTTCCTTATTCAGCCCCCATTGTATCCTACTTCATACCGCATAATGTGCCTGTCACATTTATGGAACCGAGcgttctgttttttgtttttttttcgtaTTGTTATTTCCAGCTTGCGGTTGTCTTATTTTGTATGGCCTTGTTTTCTCTATGTCTctttataaaatattaataaaaaaaaaaaaaaatgtgttcttaagtacagtacttgagtaaatgtacttagttaaaCTCCACCACCGAGGAAATCCTTTGCACGAGTTTACAGAACTGGGGTTACGGCAACAAACGTGTTCTGACATGCAGCAGAGCTGGAGGCAATGCTGGAGGGAGCGGGTCAAGTGGTGAGCCAATCAAATGCAGCGATCCAACACCCTGATACACAATGTCTCAACTCTGTGCAACTCTTTTCTACTGCCTCTCTTTTTAGGTGTGTGGCACAGCGGTGGAAGTCTCCTTTAAAATGCATACACATGTTTTGTAGTGTTTTAAATAACTCAAAGGTTCACTCATAAATTACACAGTATTTCAATGTACACTTATTGCGAAGATGTTCCTATTTCTTTACTACTACAATATGTTCTTGtgaataaaataatttgtaGAAAAGAGGTTTCTTCAAATATTTCACCTTAAACACTAGCTGAGAGAGATATCAATATGTAATGTAACCATCAGAGTACATTGGCAGCTATGTGTATTTTACAGGGACACTTTGTCACAAACAAGACTTCACTTGTGTCAAACAGCCCAAATTTTCCTTTTCCCCAACCACCATAGGCTGTAAGGAGACCTTAAAATTGGACCCTGGTCACATGATGTAACATCCATCTCTCTAACCAGGTCCCCTCGGCCATCTTTCCCTAAAAGGCCGAGCTAAATCCTAGATCTGCATTCCTACTTTGTTAACTCGGGCCTACTTTTGGTGCATCAGATATCATGTCACATTGTCTTTGAGTCTTTGTGAAGAAGCCTGTTCTATAAATAGGAAGTTGACACTGACAGCTCCAGTTAGCTCAGTGGGATAAGCATCAGACGTTAACGTAGACAAAGAGCTTTCGCATCAGCTTCAAGGAGAGCTCCACGACGACGCTCCATCAAACGCTGCGCAGTCACAAGCCAGTAATCAAATAACATAAAGTCAAGCGAATTAGGCCAGTCACATGAGGACATGCATTTATGTCTCTGTGGTTTGTGGCCTAACAACCAGTCAAGCATCAAAACGCCCTTTCGCCCACTCTTGTGTGTAACTGCACTAACAGTCCTCTGTCACGCCACAGTCTCAGTCTCCAATCTCTGCAATATCGAAATAATCCATTTTCAAATTAACCGTCCAATCAGTTTAATTGCTTGCAATTCCTTCCACTGACAATAATTTCCTCCTTGCTGATTAACAGCCAGTAATTATTACATACTTATGTTGCGCTGGTTATATCTCCCCCTTTAAATGTCTGCATTTTGAGATCATCTGTCTTGCTCCACTTTGACATGATTCcaacagctgtgtgtctgcctgcaAGTGGCAatcattatgaaaaaaacaacaacaaccttttcCCATGGTTTTTACATCTGTTGGCGCCAATCACTGGATGAGTAGACACACAGGCACGGCTGTGGctcaaacaccacacacacacacacacacaccacacacacacacacacacacacacacacaccacacacacacacacacacagctgtcccTCTATACAGTCCTGACTcagcacacagacatgcagCCTTAGTGAAAAAACAACCCCCCTCCTCCATTAATCTAAAGTGTGGGGGGTATTAGCCTGTGTTTGTCCACATCAATGTTAATGCAATCACAGAGCTCTTACCTTCCTCTGTGTCCTGCTGATGGACGAGACAGGAGCATGTAGGAGAAAACACAGGGAATGTCAGGAGTTCTTTTATGGAGAAAGTATTAATTGACGCGCTGATAATGCAGGCGGACACATTGGTTGTTTGactgaaagaaaaggaaaagaaaaaaacagccaaaaaaaTAAGGGAACTAAAGGGACAAACTCACGGCTGAAGAAACCGTTGCGGTGCAAGAGGAATCCCCCGCATCCACAGACCACGATGACCAGGCAGACCACCACCACTGCTGCCACCACGGCCGGCACGTTGACGTCCTCTAGAGGTGAGAGGGGAACAGAGTCATGGTCGGTTTCTCTCAGCAGCGGTACATAACGGGTGAAAactctcatttcattttattgacACAGTCAAGATGCAGTGGAACAGTGGTTACCATACAATCAGAAACAGTGAGGCCATATGTTAGTGCAACTCTGCCTAATGCGGTTTCCTGTACTCCAATACATTTCCTATAATGTATTAAGTGCGTAAAACGGTTGTCTGCATTAACCtagattacattacattactacAGTACATTATATAATGTATTAGCAAGCTGGAGACCTTTCCAGAGAAAATGCCATCATTTTTAGACCATGTTATGTGTGTAAAGAATAGATGCAGTAGCCTTACAATTTTTTTAAGTTCCCATGTTATCATTTCTGGGTTCATACTTGCATTTTGGGTTTCCACTagaacatgctttaatgttcacacaaatcttttgttttcttatacTGTCTGTCTAAATATGCAGAAAtgattaaataatatttaaggACATGGCATTTCACTTTTTATAATATGGGGCCTTTAAGTTGCATCGTAAAGGGGTTTTAGATTTTAGAAGCAGGGTCAAATGAAGTTCTGTAggttttttcctctccactgcaTCCCTGATTTATTCCGGCGCTGAAAGGTGTGGGGAAGTGGCAGGAAggaacacgcgcacacacacacacacacacacacacacacacgcacgcacgcatggacacatgcacacacacacacacacctatcgTCATGTGCTTGCCCTTGCACATCTTGGGTGATCCCACTCCGTTCGAAGCCAAGCAGCTGTATCGACCGGTGTCGTTTTTGGCTACAGCTCGAAACTCCTGCAGAAAAGacaaagggaagaagaagacgTTTTAGATAGCTTCGgctgttcatttttttattttagcatcTGTTCTGCTGGAGTGCCCTTGAGCAACGAAACACTACTAGCAACAAATTTTCTAAAAAGTCAACAGCAGGATTTGCTCGCCTCTAAGTCATGATACTGCAAGGCGACAGTGTAAGCTATTTCCCAATACACAGTCCATTTGTCCTTGTTTCCCTTATCAGACTCACCAGTACTCCTGTGTGTGGGTTGATTAGATAGGTGGCGTTGCCGTGGCGTGGCTGACCGATTGGCTTGCTGTCCTTGAACCAGGAGTATGTAGCAGGCGGGATGCTCTGCTGGTCCCTACAGCGCAGCTGCACCACGGAGCCTGTCACTGCCGCGCTGGGGATTTCGCAGGACGGGGTGTGTGGGGGCACTAGAGTACGGGGCAAGGTAAGTGTTACAGAACCATGAGCAAAACCTGTATAAACCAATCTCCCAAACATTTAAGCTTTCACTTATGGAATCAATGTCTGTCGTACCCAGGACTTTGAGCGTGATGTTGGTCTCGCCCAGGATGACCGAGTCAAGAGGAGCACTGATCTCACAGCGGTAATCCCCGGCGTCTTCCTGAGTCACCCTTTGCAGTGTCACCGTGGCCCCTTCAATGGTCGCCCGGCCCTCAAAAGGAGCTGGAAAAAAAGGACAGGAGGTCAGGAAGATCAAAGAGAAAAGTCTTTACTGGCTGCAGGCTAAAGCCACTATGTTTCAATCAGAATATTACATTAATGCCACctaaatataaaacattacattaagATCCTAATATAGCAACAGCCTTcatgatatattattattgttaaaccgtctataaaaatgaattgaacaCAGCCCCAGTTTGCACTATAGTTAACTAAGTATCAGCAACCATGTACTGTAACAGCAAATGTGTTGCCCCAGGGACCTCTAATCGGATAACCCAGCCATTGGGTGGAAGAGTAGGGAGAGGAAGGCAGTGCAATGACTATTCATGAATTTACAAAATGGTTGTTGACATTGTGAAAGCAGTAACTCTTCATTCATGCCACCTTTTAAGCCATCCTTAGCTGGGAATTAGAGCTGACAATGAAGAAGAGGCTTGACATATTTGAGAAAATTGTCAGGCTAAGTGTCTTTAAAAGAGACTGACCGGGTGAAAGCTAttgtataatttattatttattccacCTATTAAATCCACATCCTAAACCACAAAGGAGAGTGATCAAGGATATAGGTTGGATAGACAGGTTAAGATTTTAGGCCTCAACACCATTGACGAATGGACTGTGCTAAATTATCTCTTGTAGTTTATCCATTATTCCTATCTCATCCACTGGCTTGTGGCAAACCCTTCAAGGCTGGTACTGCAAATGGCTTGTTTGACACTCGTGGGATTAAGAGCAACaagctgcattttttttatttacgtttGAATTGTCCATCAAAGTACACAAAGGAAATATCTTTCCCCTTCTTCTTCCACTCGATGCGCGGGTTCTGGTCATTCTCTGTGCGGAACGTACAGGACAGCACCGCATCTGAAAAAGGGAGCCAATGAGATATTTATGGCAGAATAGCAAAGACTTCAATCATTTGCATTTTTAACTGCTTGGTCTATTTATAGCCTTATGGTTTATTCTGTCAGAGAGAATCAGATAAAACttgtgagattaaaaaaaaaaaaaaagactgtgacAGTGAGATGAGGGCTGCTTTTTCTGACTCACCTGAGAACTCACGCACCTCCACCTTGTGTCTCTTGGTCGCCACGGTAACAGGAACGGAGGGGGAACCTGGTAGTggtggagaagaagagaggagggaaagTGGAAGATAGAAAAACAGGGGTGAGCAGTTCAGAACGCAATATTGCTTGTCATCCATTAGGGGGCAAGGTGAATTGGGTAAAGTGCTTCACGTTGCCCGCCAACTGCAAGAGGAGAATGCTTAATGGCCGTCTTTGGGCGACTGTCTGAGGCAAACACAGCCAGAGTCCTTCTCCAGGAGATCTCAGGCAAGGGCAGGATTACTCCCTCCTCCGCTTTAATCCAGCAGGGTTAAGGAGCAGCCCGCCATATGTTAATTTAAACGCGGGGTAGGACACCGTCGCCAAGCATTTCTCCAGAGGCTTGTTTCAGATTAACCTGATGTATGGGGCATTAGCCAAGAGGCAGACAGCACACTGCCCGGGTTTCCTTTCCCTGCTATCCGCGCTACTGATATCCAGCCTCCAAACAGGAAGAGGAAGCCCGAGCTTCCCTTCTTGTGTGCTGATTGGTTTACGGGGCGGATTATTTTCTGGTTGTCCTGTTCTTAAACTTGGGTTCAATGGGGTAAAGGTTACTTATGGGGATAACAGGTTGCAAGCAAGCACGCGGCAAAAACCGTAAAACACTCTCGGAAGCCTTTAACATCTCCCAAAAGTCGGCAACTTAAGTAAAGTGAAAAACTGATTTTTAGATGCACATGCATTTTTGAAATGACCTAATAAATGTTGAATGGGCCTCAGGGGGTACTTACTCAGAACATTAAGGGCtataaaagaaatgtgtaaCAAACTTTTAATTCGGCATAATGAAGATGTCCCCTTCACATATTCCTGAAAGCAAAAACCTTAATAACGtcccacaaaaaacacacttttccaGTCATTGTTTCTGCAAATGTCAGATCTAAATCTCACAATGGTAAGCACAGGCTGAAATGAATGTGAACAGTTTCCTGTTTGTCAGTAACTTCCTGTGTGGGCCCCATTGTTAGTAGATTACAAACTGACAGAAGTTTTCTCCTGTGAAGGGAGAGAAAAGTCGGCAAGCTGAGACAAAGGGCAGGAAGTGTGGAAAAGAACAGGAAGGCGGCCATGTTGGATGACTATACAAACTGTAGCTTGGACCCAAAGGTCTCCCTCGCTCTTATTTCCACAAAAACAGCtatttttaaattagctttTAAATAAACAACAGCCTATTCGATGATAATAACAACGTCATCTGCCAAATGCAGCATAACGCACACTTaagtttttcgttttttttttttttttaaagcatttcctAAAGTTAGTTCAATTTACACACCAGCCTCACTTGGTGAAACTTCGTGCTAAGGGAATTAAAACTGCACACAGATGATGTCCCTCTTGCCCTCGCTTTGCCATGTGTTGACTTGCGGCAGTGTAACAGGATTATCGCCGTAGCCTTGGCTCGTGTACCTCGACACCCTCCGA
This region includes:
- the jam2a gene encoding junctional adhesion molecule 2A isoform X3, encoding MEGTSLYLPIVILLMQCSPSVPVTVATKRHKVEVREFSDAVLSCTFRTENDQNPRIEWKKKGKDISFVYFDGQFKPPFEGRATIEGATVTLQRVTQEDAGDYRCEISAPLDSVILGETNITLKVLVPPHTPSCEIPSAAVTGSVVQLRCRDQQSIPPATYSWFKDSKPIGQPRHGNATYLINPHTGVLEFRAVAKNDTGRYSCLASNGVGSPKMCKGKHMTIEDVNVPAVVAAVVVVCLVIVVCGCGGFLLHRNGFFSPGHRGRSFWISQCHGAAHISSQTLHRTEDTPRISNTLSHSCSKKLAFL
- the jam2a gene encoding junctional adhesion molecule 2A isoform X2; its protein translation is MEGTSLYLPIVILLMQCSPSVPVTVATKRHKVEVREFSDAVLSCTFRTENDQNPRIEWKKKGKDISFVYFDGQFKPPFEGRATIEGATVTLQRVTQEDAGDYRCEISAPLDSVILGETNITLKVLVPPHTPSCEIPSAAVTGSVVQLRCRDQQSIPPATYSWFKDSKPIGQPRHGNATYLINPHTGVLEFRAVAKNDTGRYSCLASNGVGSPKMCKGKHMTIEDVNVPAVVAAVVVVCLVIVVCGCGGFLLHRNGFFSRHRGRSFWISQCHGAAHISSQTLHRTEDTSNVNYIPPPQEPQDFKHTQSFML
- the jam2a gene encoding junctional adhesion molecule 2A isoform X4, whose protein sequence is MEGTSLYLPIVILLMQCSPSVPVTVATKRHKVEVREFSDAVLSCTFRTENDQNPRIEWKKKGKDISFVYFDGQFKPPFEGRATIEGATVTLQRVTQEDAGDYRCEISAPLDSVILGETNITLKVLVPPHTPSCEIPSAAVTGSVVQLRCRDQQSIPPATYSWFKDSKPIGQPRHGNATYLINPHTGVLEFRAVAKNDTGRYSCLASNGVGSPKMCKGKHMTIEDVNVPAVVAAVVVVCLVIVVCGCGGFLLHRNGFFSPGHRGRSNVNYIPPPQEPQDFKHTQSFML
- the jam2a gene encoding junctional adhesion molecule 2A isoform X1, whose amino-acid sequence is MEGTSLYLPIVILLMQCSPSVPVTVATKRHKVEVREFSDAVLSCTFRTENDQNPRIEWKKKGKDISFVYFDGQFKPPFEGRATIEGATVTLQRVTQEDAGDYRCEISAPLDSVILGETNITLKVLVPPHTPSCEIPSAAVTGSVVQLRCRDQQSIPPATYSWFKDSKPIGQPRHGNATYLINPHTGVLEFRAVAKNDTGRYSCLASNGVGSPKMCKGKHMTIEDVNVPAVVAAVVVVCLVIVVCGCGGFLLHRNGFFSPGHRGRSFWISQCHGAAHISSQTLHRTEDTSNVNYIPPPQEPQDFKHTQSFML
- the jam2a gene encoding junctional adhesion molecule 2A isoform X5, giving the protein MEGTSLYLPIVILLMQCSPSVPVTVATKRHKVEVREFSDAVLSCTFRTENDQNPRIEWKKKGKDISFVYFDGQFKPPFEGRATIEGATVTLQRVTQEDAGDYRCEISAPLDSVILGETNITLKVLVPPHTPSCEIPSAAVTGSVVQLRCRDQQSIPPATYSWFKDSKPIGQPRHGNATYLINPHTGVLEFRAVAKNDTGRYSCLASNGVGSPKMCKGKHMTIEDVNVPAVVAAVVVVCLVIVVCGCGGFLLHRNGFFSRHRGRSNVNYIPPPQEPQDFKHTQSFML